The Zingiber officinale cultivar Zhangliang chromosome 9A, Zo_v1.1, whole genome shotgun sequence genome window below encodes:
- the LOC122019742 gene encoding uncharacterized protein LOC122019742 isoform X3 — translation MGLCQCNEEVWESLQHGQWSSVISPYEDRYIDINTDDKMSIALTVSLDEEFQQWRLFFLGLGFVLLLVAPIISSWVPFYYSSSMALGVVLIILILLFQGMKLLPTGRKNILYITIYGSVLGLGSFVAHYFSILVNSLLVSFGLNEELHNPVSVFVVVGIVLAGAALGYWTVRKFVLSDDGSVDAGIAQFVKWAMRLTGVIFVLQSTLDIPLALVSLAVFWNFCSLFNSKIWRHTSKKNGSALQQNTLSHRQAEFLTPTSKKMTRVLWASSSPYTLSSPPIRGKSYSSLAKRAKQQNNHYYSTYHKIPAKKFTKEEWENLTLESTKAALQEWASTPEVAKWIADNANRMRLDQGNSCSTDTTESSSDSSEETIENDSRLSFFKWL, via the exons ATGGGTCTATGTCAATGCAACGAGGAAGTCTGGGAATCTCTTCAACACGGTCAATGGAGTTCAGTGATCTCACCTTACGAAGATAGATATATTGACATTAATACTGATGATAAAATGTCTATTGCCTTGACAGTTTCTCTTGATGAAG AGTTTCAACAGTGGCGTCTATTTTTTCTTGGTCTTGGATTTGTCTTACTTCTAGTTGCCCCTATTATCAGCAGTTGGGTACCATTTTACTACAGTAGTTCTATGGCCTTGGGGGTTGTTCTCATTATCTTGATACTCCTATTTCAG GGGATGAAGTTACTACCTACTGGAAGGAAAAACATTCTATATATTACAATCTATGGATCTGTG CTTGGTCTTGGTTCATTTGTTGCACACTACTTTTCCATATTGGTTAATTCTCTGCTGGTTAGTTTTGGATTGAATGAAGAGTTGCACAATCCT GTTTCAGTTTTTGTAGTAGTGGGAATAGTCTTAGCAGGAGCTGCTTTAGGCTACTGGACTGTGAGAAAATTTGTTCTCtctgatgatggaagtgtagatGCTGGCATAGCTCAGTTTGTGAAGTGGGCAATGCGTTTAACAGGGGTGATATTTGTTTTGCAG AGCACTCTTGATATTCCTTTGGCATTGGTCTCACTAGCTGTCTTTTGGAATTtctgctctctttttaattcaaaGATATG gCGGCACACATCAAAAAAGAATGGAAGTGCATTGCAGCAAAACACATTGTCCCATAGGCAAGCTGAATTTTTGACTCCTACATCTAAGAAGATGACAAGAGTACTTTGGGCAAGCTCAAGTCCATACACCTTATCTTCGCCGCCAATAAGAG GAAAGAGCTATTCATCGCTAGCTAAACGAGCAAAGCAGCAAAACAATCACTACTACTCAACCTATCACAAGATACCAGCAAAAAAGTTTACAAAAGAAGAATGGGAAAATCTTACTCTCGAGTCAACTAAGGCTGCGCTGCAAGAATGGGCTTCAACTCCTGAAGTGGCCAAATGGATTGCTGATAATGCTAACCGGATGCGACTAGACCAAGGGAATAGCTGCTCCACTGACACAACAGAGAGCTCATCAGATTCATCTGAAGAGACCATAGAGAACGACAGTAGATTAAGCTTCTTCAAATGGTTATGA
- the LOC122019742 gene encoding uncharacterized protein LOC122019742 isoform X2 encodes MEHSPLPPPLFLLLVYSLLALASLPFVSSDQKMPLRDINLENPTLEFGTTLCQRIHVTGISRLNLKFYASVVRVNLKIDEVTPDRLREKIQICFHRNVSMGLCQCNEEVWESLQHGQWSSVISPYEDRYIDINTDDKMSIALTVSLDEEFQQWRLFFLGLGFVLLLVAPIISSWVPFYYSSSMALGVVLIILILLFQLLPTGRKNILYITIYGSVLGLGSFVAHYFSILVNSLLVSFGLNEELHNPVSVFVVVGIVLAGAALGYWTVRKFVLSDDGSVDAGIAQFVKWAMRLTGVIFVLQSTLDIPLALVSLAVFWNFCSLFNSKIWRHTSKKNGSALQQNTLSHRQAEFLTPTSKKMTRVLWASSSPYTLSSPPIRGKSYSSLAKRAKQQNNHYYSTYHKIPAKKFTKEEWENLTLESTKAALQEWASTPEVAKWIADNANRMRLDQGNSCSTDTTESSSDSSEETIENDSRLSFFKWL; translated from the exons ATGGAGCACTCTCCGCTTCCTcctcccctcttcctcctcctcgtcTACTCACTCCTAGCACTCGCCTCGCTTCCCTTTGTCTCCTCGGACCAGAAGATGCCTCTCCGTG ATATTAATTTGGAAAATCCAACTCTTGAATTTGGCACAACACTTTGTCAGAGGATTCATGTGACTGGCATATCAAGGTTGAACCTTAAATTTTATGCCAGTGTTGTGCGTGTCAATTTGAAAATTGATGAAGTCACTCCTGACAGACTTCGTGAAAAGATACAAATATGCTTCCATAG AAATGTGTCTATGGGTCTATGTCAATGCAACGAGGAAGTCTGGGAATCTCTTCAACACGGTCAATGGAGTTCAGTGATCTCACCTTACGAAGATAGATATATTGACATTAATACTGATGATAAAATGTCTATTGCCTTGACAGTTTCTCTTGATGAAG AGTTTCAACAGTGGCGTCTATTTTTTCTTGGTCTTGGATTTGTCTTACTTCTAGTTGCCCCTATTATCAGCAGTTGGGTACCATTTTACTACAGTAGTTCTATGGCCTTGGGGGTTGTTCTCATTATCTTGATACTCCTATTTCAG TTACTACCTACTGGAAGGAAAAACATTCTATATATTACAATCTATGGATCTGTG CTTGGTCTTGGTTCATTTGTTGCACACTACTTTTCCATATTGGTTAATTCTCTGCTGGTTAGTTTTGGATTGAATGAAGAGTTGCACAATCCT GTTTCAGTTTTTGTAGTAGTGGGAATAGTCTTAGCAGGAGCTGCTTTAGGCTACTGGACTGTGAGAAAATTTGTTCTCtctgatgatggaagtgtagatGCTGGCATAGCTCAGTTTGTGAAGTGGGCAATGCGTTTAACAGGGGTGATATTTGTTTTGCAG AGCACTCTTGATATTCCTTTGGCATTGGTCTCACTAGCTGTCTTTTGGAATTtctgctctctttttaattcaaaGATATG gCGGCACACATCAAAAAAGAATGGAAGTGCATTGCAGCAAAACACATTGTCCCATAGGCAAGCTGAATTTTTGACTCCTACATCTAAGAAGATGACAAGAGTACTTTGGGCAAGCTCAAGTCCATACACCTTATCTTCGCCGCCAATAAGAG GAAAGAGCTATTCATCGCTAGCTAAACGAGCAAAGCAGCAAAACAATCACTACTACTCAACCTATCACAAGATACCAGCAAAAAAGTTTACAAAAGAAGAATGGGAAAATCTTACTCTCGAGTCAACTAAGGCTGCGCTGCAAGAATGGGCTTCAACTCCTGAAGTGGCCAAATGGATTGCTGATAATGCTAACCGGATGCGACTAGACCAAGGGAATAGCTGCTCCACTGACACAACAGAGAGCTCATCAGATTCATCTGAAGAGACCATAGAGAACGACAGTAGATTAAGCTTCTTCAAATGGTTATGA
- the LOC122019742 gene encoding uncharacterized protein LOC122019742 isoform X4 — protein sequence MEHSPLPPPLFLLLVYSLLALASLPFVSSDQKMPLREFQQWRLFFLGLGFVLLLVAPIISSWVPFYYSSSMALGVVLIILILLFQGMKLLPTGRKNILYITIYGSVLGLGSFVAHYFSILVNSLLVSFGLNEELHNPVSVFVVVGIVLAGAALGYWTVRKFVLSDDGSVDAGIAQFVKWAMRLTGVIFVLQSTLDIPLALVSLAVFWNFCSLFNSKIWRHTSKKNGSALQQNTLSHRQAEFLTPTSKKMTRVLWASSSPYTLSSPPIRGKSYSSLAKRAKQQNNHYYSTYHKIPAKKFTKEEWENLTLESTKAALQEWASTPEVAKWIADNANRMRLDQGNSCSTDTTESSSDSSEETIENDSRLSFFKWL from the exons ATGGAGCACTCTCCGCTTCCTcctcccctcttcctcctcctcgtcTACTCACTCCTAGCACTCGCCTCGCTTCCCTTTGTCTCCTCGGACCAGAAGATGCCTCTCCGTG AGTTTCAACAGTGGCGTCTATTTTTTCTTGGTCTTGGATTTGTCTTACTTCTAGTTGCCCCTATTATCAGCAGTTGGGTACCATTTTACTACAGTAGTTCTATGGCCTTGGGGGTTGTTCTCATTATCTTGATACTCCTATTTCAG GGGATGAAGTTACTACCTACTGGAAGGAAAAACATTCTATATATTACAATCTATGGATCTGTG CTTGGTCTTGGTTCATTTGTTGCACACTACTTTTCCATATTGGTTAATTCTCTGCTGGTTAGTTTTGGATTGAATGAAGAGTTGCACAATCCT GTTTCAGTTTTTGTAGTAGTGGGAATAGTCTTAGCAGGAGCTGCTTTAGGCTACTGGACTGTGAGAAAATTTGTTCTCtctgatgatggaagtgtagatGCTGGCATAGCTCAGTTTGTGAAGTGGGCAATGCGTTTAACAGGGGTGATATTTGTTTTGCAG AGCACTCTTGATATTCCTTTGGCATTGGTCTCACTAGCTGTCTTTTGGAATTtctgctctctttttaattcaaaGATATG gCGGCACACATCAAAAAAGAATGGAAGTGCATTGCAGCAAAACACATTGTCCCATAGGCAAGCTGAATTTTTGACTCCTACATCTAAGAAGATGACAAGAGTACTTTGGGCAAGCTCAAGTCCATACACCTTATCTTCGCCGCCAATAAGAG GAAAGAGCTATTCATCGCTAGCTAAACGAGCAAAGCAGCAAAACAATCACTACTACTCAACCTATCACAAGATACCAGCAAAAAAGTTTACAAAAGAAGAATGGGAAAATCTTACTCTCGAGTCAACTAAGGCTGCGCTGCAAGAATGGGCTTCAACTCCTGAAGTGGCCAAATGGATTGCTGATAATGCTAACCGGATGCGACTAGACCAAGGGAATAGCTGCTCCACTGACACAACAGAGAGCTCATCAGATTCATCTGAAGAGACCATAGAGAACGACAGTAGATTAAGCTTCTTCAAATGGTTATGA
- the LOC122019742 gene encoding uncharacterized protein LOC122019742 isoform X1, which produces MEHSPLPPPLFLLLVYSLLALASLPFVSSDQKMPLRDINLENPTLEFGTTLCQRIHVTGISRLNLKFYASVVRVNLKIDEVTPDRLREKIQICFHRNVSMGLCQCNEEVWESLQHGQWSSVISPYEDRYIDINTDDKMSIALTVSLDEEFQQWRLFFLGLGFVLLLVAPIISSWVPFYYSSSMALGVVLIILILLFQGMKLLPTGRKNILYITIYGSVLGLGSFVAHYFSILVNSLLVSFGLNEELHNPVSVFVVVGIVLAGAALGYWTVRKFVLSDDGSVDAGIAQFVKWAMRLTGVIFVLQSTLDIPLALVSLAVFWNFCSLFNSKIWRHTSKKNGSALQQNTLSHRQAEFLTPTSKKMTRVLWASSSPYTLSSPPIRGKSYSSLAKRAKQQNNHYYSTYHKIPAKKFTKEEWENLTLESTKAALQEWASTPEVAKWIADNANRMRLDQGNSCSTDTTESSSDSSEETIENDSRLSFFKWL; this is translated from the exons ATGGAGCACTCTCCGCTTCCTcctcccctcttcctcctcctcgtcTACTCACTCCTAGCACTCGCCTCGCTTCCCTTTGTCTCCTCGGACCAGAAGATGCCTCTCCGTG ATATTAATTTGGAAAATCCAACTCTTGAATTTGGCACAACACTTTGTCAGAGGATTCATGTGACTGGCATATCAAGGTTGAACCTTAAATTTTATGCCAGTGTTGTGCGTGTCAATTTGAAAATTGATGAAGTCACTCCTGACAGACTTCGTGAAAAGATACAAATATGCTTCCATAG AAATGTGTCTATGGGTCTATGTCAATGCAACGAGGAAGTCTGGGAATCTCTTCAACACGGTCAATGGAGTTCAGTGATCTCACCTTACGAAGATAGATATATTGACATTAATACTGATGATAAAATGTCTATTGCCTTGACAGTTTCTCTTGATGAAG AGTTTCAACAGTGGCGTCTATTTTTTCTTGGTCTTGGATTTGTCTTACTTCTAGTTGCCCCTATTATCAGCAGTTGGGTACCATTTTACTACAGTAGTTCTATGGCCTTGGGGGTTGTTCTCATTATCTTGATACTCCTATTTCAG GGGATGAAGTTACTACCTACTGGAAGGAAAAACATTCTATATATTACAATCTATGGATCTGTG CTTGGTCTTGGTTCATTTGTTGCACACTACTTTTCCATATTGGTTAATTCTCTGCTGGTTAGTTTTGGATTGAATGAAGAGTTGCACAATCCT GTTTCAGTTTTTGTAGTAGTGGGAATAGTCTTAGCAGGAGCTGCTTTAGGCTACTGGACTGTGAGAAAATTTGTTCTCtctgatgatggaagtgtagatGCTGGCATAGCTCAGTTTGTGAAGTGGGCAATGCGTTTAACAGGGGTGATATTTGTTTTGCAG AGCACTCTTGATATTCCTTTGGCATTGGTCTCACTAGCTGTCTTTTGGAATTtctgctctctttttaattcaaaGATATG gCGGCACACATCAAAAAAGAATGGAAGTGCATTGCAGCAAAACACATTGTCCCATAGGCAAGCTGAATTTTTGACTCCTACATCTAAGAAGATGACAAGAGTACTTTGGGCAAGCTCAAGTCCATACACCTTATCTTCGCCGCCAATAAGAG GAAAGAGCTATTCATCGCTAGCTAAACGAGCAAAGCAGCAAAACAATCACTACTACTCAACCTATCACAAGATACCAGCAAAAAAGTTTACAAAAGAAGAATGGGAAAATCTTACTCTCGAGTCAACTAAGGCTGCGCTGCAAGAATGGGCTTCAACTCCTGAAGTGGCCAAATGGATTGCTGATAATGCTAACCGGATGCGACTAGACCAAGGGAATAGCTGCTCCACTGACACAACAGAGAGCTCATCAGATTCATCTGAAGAGACCATAGAGAACGACAGTAGATTAAGCTTCTTCAAATGGTTATGA